Proteins encoded together in one Planctomyces sp. SH-PL14 window:
- the ftsH gene encoding ATP-dependent zinc metalloprotease FtsH, which yields MSDPTERPSNPDSRDNAGRQAPPPQPPLPARIIFLLTISLLIVVIVSLFITGRPPTVISYSVFMEQIEKKNVQTVTLSGLHITGKFKAKPKNPAAAEDTSAPAELPLEFQTELPLVEERKLLDRLEAAAVDLTVKTPEKGYVTEAFIYLLPAFLLIAMMIYMMRRSADPMGSGMLGGFIRSPAKRFRPSDQKTTFDDVAGMEQAKRELTEVVEFLKDPSKFQRLGAQIPKGVLLNGPPGTGKTLLARACAGEAGVPFFSINGSEFIQMFVGVGASRVRDLFRTAKEAAPAIIFVDEIDAVGRVRGAGLGGGHDEREQTLNQILSEMDGFQSNEAVIVIAATNRPDVLDPALLRPGRFDRHVTVDRPTKKGREAILKVHSRKVPLAPDVRLDKIAAGTIGFAGADLKNLVNEAALHATRDGKSAVDSQDFEAAQDKILMGVVREEVLNPHERRMTAYHEAGHALLAWILPEVDPVHKVTIVPRGRALGVTQFLPQDERMSIGERQLRSQLAVYLGGRAAEKLVFDEFTAGAEDDLRRATGIARRMIAYWGMSDVIGPAAFRDGEEHPFLGKEIHEHRQFSEATAHVIDQEIQKFLTTAQRQASSLLAENREKLDKLAEALLDKELIDTDEITNLIGPATPRSSSAHITKSQDV from the coding sequence ATGTCTGATCCAACCGAGCGTCCCTCCAATCCGGACTCGCGTGACAACGCCGGTCGCCAGGCCCCTCCCCCGCAGCCCCCTCTTCCGGCGCGGATCATTTTTCTGCTTACGATCAGCCTGCTGATCGTCGTGATTGTGTCGCTGTTCATCACCGGCCGGCCGCCGACCGTGATCTCCTACAGCGTCTTCATGGAGCAGATCGAGAAGAAGAACGTCCAGACCGTCACCCTCTCCGGCCTGCACATCACCGGCAAGTTCAAGGCGAAGCCCAAGAACCCGGCGGCGGCCGAGGATACGTCGGCCCCCGCGGAGCTCCCCCTCGAGTTCCAGACCGAGCTGCCGCTCGTTGAGGAACGCAAACTCCTCGACCGGCTGGAGGCGGCGGCGGTCGACCTCACGGTGAAGACCCCGGAAAAGGGGTACGTCACCGAGGCGTTCATCTACCTGCTGCCGGCGTTCCTGCTGATCGCCATGATGATTTACATGATGCGCCGCTCGGCCGACCCGATGGGGTCGGGGATGCTCGGCGGCTTCATTCGCAGCCCGGCCAAGCGGTTCCGCCCGAGCGACCAGAAGACGACGTTCGACGACGTGGCCGGCATGGAGCAGGCCAAGCGGGAGCTGACCGAGGTGGTCGAGTTCCTCAAGGACCCTTCCAAGTTCCAGCGGCTCGGTGCGCAGATTCCCAAGGGGGTCCTGCTGAACGGCCCTCCGGGGACCGGCAAGACCCTGCTGGCCCGGGCCTGCGCCGGCGAGGCGGGGGTGCCGTTCTTCTCGATCAACGGCTCCGAGTTCATCCAGATGTTTGTCGGCGTCGGGGCGAGCCGCGTCCGCGACCTGTTCCGGACCGCCAAGGAAGCGGCTCCGGCGATCATCTTCGTCGACGAGATCGATGCCGTCGGCCGTGTCCGCGGGGCGGGGCTCGGCGGCGGACATGACGAGCGGGAGCAGACGCTCAACCAGATCCTTTCGGAGATGGACGGCTTTCAGTCCAACGAGGCGGTCATCGTCATCGCGGCGACGAACCGGCCCGACGTTCTCGACCCCGCTCTCCTCCGCCCCGGCCGCTTCGACCGGCATGTCACCGTCGACCGGCCGACGAAGAAGGGCCGTGAGGCGATCCTCAAGGTCCACAGCCGCAAGGTTCCGCTTGCGCCGGACGTCCGGCTGGACAAGATCGCGGCCGGGACGATCGGCTTTGCGGGGGCGGACCTCAAGAACCTCGTCAACGAGGCGGCCCTGCACGCGACCCGCGACGGTAAGAGCGCCGTCGACAGCCAGGATTTCGAGGCGGCCCAGGACAAGATCCTGATGGGGGTCGTCCGGGAAGAAGTCCTCAACCCGCACGAGCGGCGGATGACCGCCTACCACGAGGCGGGGCATGCTCTGCTGGCCTGGATCCTGCCGGAGGTCGATCCGGTTCATAAGGTGACGATCGTTCCCCGCGGCCGGGCGCTCGGCGTGACGCAGTTCCTTCCGCAGGACGAGCGGATGAGCATCGGCGAGCGGCAGCTCCGCTCGCAGCTGGCGGTCTATCTCGGCGGGCGGGCGGCTGAAAAGCTGGTCTTCGACGAGTTCACCGCGGGGGCCGAAGACGACCTGCGGCGGGCCACGGGGATTGCCCGGCGGATGATCGCCTACTGGGGGATGAGCGACGTCATCGGGCCGGCAGCGTTCCGTGATGGCGAGGAGCATCCGTTCCTTGGCAAGGAGATCCACGAGCACCGGCAGTTCAGCGAGGCGACGGCGCACGTCATTGATCAGGAGATCCAGAAGTTCCTGACGACAGCGCAGCGTCAGGCGTCGTCGCTGCTCGCTGAGAACCGTGAGAAGCTCGACAAGCTGGCCGAGGCGCTCCTCGACAAGGAGCTGATCGACACCGACGAGATCACGAACCTCATTGGTCCGGCGACTCCGCGCTCGTCGAGTGCTCACATCACGAAGTCGCAGGACGTTTAG
- a CDS encoding LegC family aminotransferase, whose product MDAAQDIVRRLRLVVGDAAQVALHEPEFQGREKEYVSDCVQSGWVSSVGKYVDRFESMLAEYTGAKRAVAVVNGTAALHISLKLCDVQPGDEVLCPALSFVATANAISYCQAIPHFVDSERYTLGLDPRKLDGYLRKIVTLRNGVAWNRLSRRRIRAVIPMHTLGHPVDLDPLVEVCERFKIALVEDAAESLGTYYKQRHTGTIGRVGALSFNGNKIITTGGGGAILTNDDALADRAKHLTTTAKRAHRWEYVHDEVGFNYRMPNLNAALGCAQLERLPEMRARKRALALQFASAFAGCNDAKFFIEPQFGESNYWLNALLVPGGKVVRDHVLATSHESGLMTRPVWDLLPDLPMYQGHPQMDLTVARSLQKEVINIPSSARLAASAAERQAA is encoded by the coding sequence ATGGACGCCGCACAGGACATCGTTCGCCGCCTCAGGCTCGTCGTGGGAGATGCGGCTCAGGTCGCTCTCCATGAACCGGAATTCCAGGGACGCGAGAAAGAGTACGTCTCCGACTGCGTCCAGTCGGGATGGGTCTCCTCGGTCGGCAAATATGTCGATCGCTTCGAGTCGATGCTCGCCGAGTACACCGGGGCCAAGCGGGCCGTGGCGGTCGTCAACGGGACCGCCGCCCTGCACATCAGCCTCAAGCTGTGCGACGTCCAGCCGGGGGACGAAGTCCTCTGCCCCGCCCTGAGCTTCGTCGCCACCGCCAACGCGATCTCCTACTGCCAGGCGATTCCGCACTTCGTCGACTCGGAGCGGTACACGCTCGGCCTCGATCCGCGGAAGCTCGACGGCTACCTGCGGAAGATCGTCACGCTGCGGAACGGCGTCGCCTGGAACCGGCTCAGCCGCCGGCGGATCCGGGCGGTCATTCCGATGCACACGCTCGGCCATCCGGTCGACCTCGATCCGCTCGTCGAAGTCTGCGAGCGGTTCAAGATCGCTCTGGTCGAGGACGCCGCCGAGTCGCTCGGGACGTACTACAAGCAGCGGCACACCGGGACGATCGGCCGGGTCGGGGCCCTGAGCTTCAACGGAAACAAGATCATCACGACCGGCGGCGGCGGGGCGATCCTGACGAACGACGACGCCCTCGCCGACCGGGCGAAGCACCTGACGACGACCGCCAAGCGGGCCCACCGCTGGGAGTACGTCCACGACGAGGTCGGGTTCAACTACCGGATGCCAAACCTGAACGCCGCTCTCGGGTGCGCCCAGCTCGAGCGGCTGCCGGAGATGCGGGCCCGCAAGCGGGCTCTCGCTCTCCAGTTCGCATCGGCGTTCGCCGGTTGCAACGACGCGAAGTTCTTCATCGAGCCGCAGTTCGGCGAGAGCAACTACTGGCTCAACGCCCTCCTGGTCCCCGGCGGCAAGGTGGTCCGCGACCACGTCCTGGCGACGAGCCACGAATCGGGGCTCATGACCCGCCCGGTCTGGGACCTGCTTCCGGACCTGCCGATGTACCAGGGGCATCCCCAGATGGACCTGACCGTCGCCCGGTCGCTCCAGAAAGAAGTCATCAACATCCCCAGCAGCGCCCGCCTCGCGGCGAGCGCCGCCGAGCGGCAGGCCGCGTAA
- a CDS encoding DUF1559 domain-containing protein: protein MRRRHGFTLIELLVVIAIIAVLVAILLPAVQQAREAARATQCKNNMKQLGLALHNYEGTFGLFPPSSTSGFGRGVWNYTGAASDRDPTVHLHSFASLILPNLDQTAIANRIDYNVSALAAGANREMATKIIPAYRCPSYAGPSFYSTDALYANNTTAFGAATPNVFALRNYVAVGAKTVVGLSGAIPAEGIMFPGSRTRIADITDGTTNTIILAETKEDKAAVWIDGTSGSVAARFFDMTNSPTFAGRSVSINYQPYYFYPLPGSINQNWGPSSYHTGGATHLVADGSVQFLSENINPELYDAMVTKSNGGPETAAGVKVQW, encoded by the coding sequence ATGCGCCGGCGTCATGGTTTCACGTTGATCGAACTGCTTGTGGTCATTGCCATCATCGCCGTCCTCGTGGCGATCCTCCTTCCCGCCGTCCAGCAGGCCCGCGAAGCCGCCCGCGCGACGCAGTGCAAGAACAACATGAAGCAGCTCGGCCTGGCGCTGCACAACTACGAGGGGACGTTCGGCCTGTTCCCGCCCAGCAGTACCAGCGGCTTCGGTCGCGGGGTGTGGAACTACACGGGCGCCGCGAGCGACCGGGATCCGACAGTCCACCTCCACAGCTTCGCCAGCCTGATCCTGCCGAACCTCGACCAGACTGCGATCGCGAACCGGATCGACTACAACGTCTCCGCCCTGGCGGCCGGGGCGAACCGGGAGATGGCCACCAAGATCATTCCGGCGTACCGCTGCCCCAGCTACGCCGGCCCGTCGTTCTATAGCACCGACGCCCTGTACGCGAACAATACGACCGCCTTCGGCGCCGCGACGCCGAACGTCTTCGCCCTCCGCAACTATGTCGCCGTCGGAGCGAAAACGGTCGTCGGCCTTTCCGGCGCGATCCCGGCCGAAGGGATCATGTTTCCGGGCTCCCGGACCCGGATCGCGGATATCACCGACGGCACGACGAACACGATCATTCTGGCCGAAACTAAAGAGGATAAGGCCGCGGTCTGGATCGATGGAACCTCGGGCTCGGTGGCGGCGCGGTTCTTCGATATGACGAACTCGCCGACCTTCGCCGGCCGCTCGGTGTCGATCAACTACCAGCCGTACTACTTCTACCCGCTTCCGGGATCGATCAACCAGAACTGGGGCCCGTCGAGCTACCACACCGGCGGAGCGACGCACCTCGTCGCCGACGGCTCGGTCCAGTTCCTCTCGGAGAACATCAACCCCGAGCTCTACGACGCCATGGTGACCAAGTCGAACGGCGGCCCCGAAACAGCCGCCGGCGTCAAGGTCCAGTGGTAA
- a CDS encoding acyltransferase family protein, which produces MQTSVLAPPAPRLHGIDGLRGILACSVMLYHYTVWAGIDVGPRFSGLLSAVAFYAVEAFFVISGMSLAFVYERTDFSRPRTVGTFFVRRFFRIAPLFYAVLAATLVLKWAAVHVLHTPGVAMPSLAEVVGNLSLLFGLVDPTQSLVIAGWSIGIEMVFYLLFPPLMWLMTRRDTWRPLLLAGSAVPAAVFAFVLLDPLLNFASQSACYASVANHLLLFVAGMLLVRGTSQGPQANRAANSAWIVLALGLFAALSLGVPDVDLVTGWRRGALLLVTVGGCAAVARRPAGRSFLSPVLERLGEWSYSIYLSHFLVFTVLQRLVPGDWRGSLVVGSALATIAVGRCSYRWLEVPMIRVGKRITEQLWPAPTRAAETVALPAAPVRRAA; this is translated from the coding sequence ATGCAGACATCCGTCCTTGCCCCGCCTGCCCCGCGGCTCCACGGGATCGACGGGCTGCGGGGGATCCTGGCCTGTTCGGTGATGCTCTATCACTACACGGTGTGGGCAGGGATTGATGTCGGCCCCCGGTTCTCCGGCCTGCTTTCCGCGGTCGCCTTCTACGCTGTCGAGGCGTTCTTCGTCATCAGCGGGATGAGTCTCGCGTTCGTTTACGAGCGGACCGATTTTTCGCGGCCGCGGACGGTCGGGACGTTTTTTGTGCGGCGGTTCTTCCGGATCGCCCCACTGTTCTATGCCGTGCTGGCCGCGACGCTCGTGCTGAAATGGGCGGCCGTTCATGTCCTTCATACGCCGGGCGTCGCGATGCCGTCGCTGGCGGAGGTTGTGGGAAACCTGTCGCTGCTGTTCGGCCTCGTCGATCCGACGCAGAGTCTGGTGATTGCCGGGTGGTCGATCGGGATCGAGATGGTGTTCTACCTGCTCTTTCCCCCGCTGATGTGGCTGATGACGCGGCGGGACACCTGGCGACCGCTTCTCCTCGCGGGCTCGGCGGTTCCGGCGGCGGTCTTCGCGTTCGTGCTGCTCGACCCGCTCCTGAACTTCGCGTCTCAGTCCGCCTGTTACGCCAGCGTCGCCAATCACCTTCTTCTGTTTGTCGCCGGAATGCTGCTGGTCCGCGGGACTTCGCAGGGACCGCAGGCGAATCGAGCGGCGAACTCCGCGTGGATCGTTCTGGCCCTCGGGCTCTTTGCGGCCCTGAGCCTGGGAGTGCCGGACGTCGATCTTGTCACCGGTTGGCGGCGGGGAGCCCTGCTCCTCGTAACGGTCGGAGGCTGCGCCGCTGTGGCTCGGCGACCGGCAGGCCGGAGCTTTCTCTCTCCCGTGCTGGAGCGCCTCGGCGAGTGGAGTTACTCCATCTACCTGAGCCATTTCCTCGTGTTCACCGTGCTCCAGCGGCTCGTTCCCGGGGACTGGCGGGGCAGCCTCGTGGTCGGTTCGGCTCTCGCCACGATCGCGGTGGGACGGTGCAGCTACCGCTGGCTCGAGGTGCCGATGATCCGGGTCGGGAAGCGAATCACGGAGCAACTCTGGCCGGCTCCGACCCGGGCTGCGGAGACAGTGGCTCTTCCGGCGGCTCCCGTGCGCCGAGCGGCCTGA
- a CDS encoding SDR family NAD(P)-dependent oxidoreductase: MSWQGKSVLVTGAGGFIGSHLAERLVREGARVRAMVRYGSAGRWGWLDDSPLSKEMDVFAGDIRDSGNVRRAMEGCDVVLHLAALIAIPYSYHAPDSYVRTNIDGTLNVLEAARLLKTPRVVHTSTSEVYGTALRVPIDEEHPLQGQSPYSATKIGADKLVESYYRSFDLPVVTIRPFNTYGPRQSTRAVIPTIITQALSGSEVRLGSLTPTRDLNYVANTVAGFLKGASVPGVEGRTINLGSNQEISVGELAKSIIRLVGRDVPIVTEEQRLRPEKSEVNRLLADNTLARTLLGWTPEVSFDEGLLKTIEWMRAHLDRYRPGQYTV, encoded by the coding sequence ATGAGCTGGCAGGGAAAGAGCGTGCTCGTCACCGGCGCCGGCGGGTTCATCGGCAGCCATCTCGCGGAGCGCCTCGTCCGTGAAGGGGCCCGCGTCCGGGCGATGGTCCGCTACGGCTCGGCCGGCCGCTGGGGCTGGCTCGACGACTCTCCGCTCAGCAAGGAAATGGACGTCTTCGCCGGGGACATCCGCGACAGCGGGAACGTCCGCCGGGCGATGGAGGGCTGCGACGTCGTCCTGCACCTCGCCGCTCTCATTGCGATCCCCTACTCGTACCACGCTCCCGATTCCTACGTCCGGACGAACATCGACGGAACGCTCAACGTTCTCGAAGCGGCCCGGCTGCTTAAGACCCCGCGGGTCGTCCACACGTCGACGAGCGAGGTCTACGGGACCGCGCTGCGGGTCCCAATCGACGAGGAGCATCCCCTCCAGGGGCAGTCCCCGTACTCCGCGACCAAGATCGGGGCCGACAAGCTCGTCGAGTCCTACTACCGCTCGTTCGACCTGCCGGTCGTGACGATCCGCCCGTTCAACACCTACGGCCCCCGGCAGTCGACCCGGGCGGTCATCCCCACGATCATCACGCAGGCCCTCAGCGGGAGCGAAGTCCGGCTCGGGAGCCTGACCCCGACGCGGGACCTGAACTACGTCGCCAACACTGTCGCCGGATTCCTCAAGGGGGCCTCGGTCCCGGGGGTCGAGGGACGGACGATCAACCTGGGCTCGAACCAGGAGATCAGCGTCGGCGAACTGGCGAAATCGATCATCCGGCTCGTCGGGCGGGACGTCCCGATCGTGACGGAAGAGCAGCGGCTCCGCCCCGAGAAGAGCGAAGTCAACCGGCTGCTCGCAGACAACACACTCGCGCGGACGCTCCTGGGCTGGACCCCGGAGGTCTCGTTCGACGAAGGACTCCTCAAGACGATCGAGTGGATGCGCGCGCACCTCGATCGGTATCGCCCGGGACAGTACACCGTTTAG
- a CDS encoding metal ABC transporter permease, producing MSLAITLVPNWSWALDGWIVLAGILCAVSASLLGNFLVLRRMSMLGDAITHAVLPGLAVAFLVSDSRSSWPMFVGAVAVGILTAFFTEWVRGIGQVDEGASMGVVFTSLFALGLVLIVQAADHVDLDPGCVLYGAIELTPLDTVSILGLEVPRAVATLSVVAVINALFVGLFYKELKISSFDPALSTTSGISAKLMHYLLMVLVAITAVASFESVGNILVVAMFIVPPAAAYLLTDRLGPMIGLSALLAALSAFAGHVGALTIPHWFGLQSTTTAGMMAVAAGLFLLLAATLGPRHGVLVRFVRQRMLAWQILTDDVVALLYRIEERQGATPATAEHLRDVLLADRLSLRAALFLLGRRGQVETASDVYRLSAAGRTHAQNLVRSHRLWEQYLVSHAGLEADRIHRKAEQYEHFTDHSMREQLDQATSQPTVDPHGQPIPTEPK from the coding sequence ATGTCGCTTGCGATCACACTGGTGCCGAACTGGAGTTGGGCGCTCGATGGCTGGATCGTCCTGGCGGGGATCCTGTGTGCCGTCTCGGCGTCGCTCCTGGGGAACTTCCTCGTCCTGCGGCGGATGAGCATGCTGGGGGACGCCATCACCCACGCCGTCCTGCCGGGGCTGGCGGTCGCGTTCCTCGTCAGCGACAGCCGCAGCAGCTGGCCGATGTTCGTGGGCGCGGTGGCGGTCGGAATCCTGACCGCCTTCTTCACCGAGTGGGTCCGCGGGATCGGGCAGGTCGACGAAGGGGCCTCGATGGGGGTCGTCTTCACGTCGCTCTTTGCCCTGGGGCTCGTCCTGATCGTCCAGGCGGCCGATCACGTCGACCTCGATCCGGGCTGCGTCCTGTACGGTGCCATCGAGCTCACGCCGCTCGACACCGTCTCGATCCTGGGGCTGGAGGTCCCGCGGGCGGTGGCGACACTCTCCGTGGTGGCCGTCATCAATGCGCTGTTCGTCGGGCTGTTCTATAAGGAGCTCAAGATCAGCTCTTTCGACCCGGCCCTGTCGACGACGTCCGGGATCAGCGCGAAGCTCATGCACTACCTGCTGATGGTCCTCGTGGCGATCACGGCGGTCGCCAGCTTCGAGAGCGTGGGGAACATCCTCGTCGTGGCGATGTTCATCGTCCCCCCGGCGGCGGCGTATCTCCTGACGGACCGGCTGGGGCCGATGATCGGCCTGAGCGCCCTGCTGGCGGCGCTCTCAGCCTTCGCGGGACACGTCGGCGCGCTCACGATCCCGCATTGGTTCGGCCTGCAGAGCACGACGACCGCCGGCATGATGGCAGTCGCCGCGGGGCTGTTCCTGCTCCTGGCGGCGACGCTTGGACCTCGTCACGGCGTCCTGGTCCGTTTCGTGCGTCAGCGGATGCTGGCTTGGCAGATCCTGACCGACGACGTCGTCGCCCTTCTGTACCGGATCGAGGAGCGGCAGGGAGCGACCCCCGCCACCGCCGAGCATCTTCGCGACGTCCTGCTGGCGGACCGCCTCTCGCTCCGGGCGGCGCTGTTCCTGCTCGGGCGGCGCGGCCAGGTCGAGACCGCGAGCGATGTCTATCGCCTCTCCGCCGCCGGACGGACGCATGCCCAGAATCTCGTCCGGTCGCACCGGCTGTGGGAGCAGTACCTCGTCTCGCACGCCGGCCTCGAAGCGGACCGGATCCACCGCAAGGCGGAGCAGTACGAGCACTTCACCGACCACTCGATGCGGGAGCAGCTCGATCAGGCGACGAGCCAGCCGACCGTGGATCCCCACGGTCAGCCGATTCCGACCGAGCCCAAGTGA
- a CDS encoding nucleotidyltransferase family protein — protein MDDLTRFLIDESATIRDAMTAIDRSGKGIALVTDEFERLVTTITDGDIRRAILAGVGLDSPVTSLIVRRPPNARKPITAPAEASDAELEELMAHHEIRHVPVLDRGGRLVRLAIREELETTPEIPVSAVIMAGGFGTRLRPLTDETPKPMLNIGGQPLLQRTVERLRKSGIRNVSLTTHYLPEKIHDHFGDGSDFGVRINYVAEEKPLGTAGALSLLPESDEPLLVMNGDILTGVDFQELVRFHREHEAALTVGVRQYEFKVPYGVVQAEQGVVRALREKPKYEFLVNAGIYLLEPDVKRYIPADRRFDMTDLIGALLEEGRKVVTFPVVEYWLDIGQIEDFQRAQRDVQSLGWAA, from the coding sequence ATGGATGATCTGACCAGGTTTCTGATCGACGAATCCGCCACGATCCGCGACGCCATGACGGCGATCGACCGGTCGGGGAAAGGGATCGCGCTGGTCACGGATGAGTTCGAACGACTCGTGACGACGATCACCGACGGCGACATCCGCCGCGCGATCCTCGCCGGCGTCGGTCTCGACTCGCCGGTCACGTCCCTCATCGTCCGGCGGCCCCCGAACGCCCGCAAACCGATCACCGCTCCCGCCGAAGCCTCGGACGCCGAGCTCGAAGAACTCATGGCCCACCATGAGATCCGGCATGTCCCGGTCCTCGACCGGGGCGGGCGGCTTGTCCGGCTGGCGATCCGCGAAGAACTCGAAACGACGCCGGAGATCCCGGTCTCGGCGGTCATCATGGCGGGGGGCTTCGGGACCCGGCTTCGCCCCCTGACCGACGAAACACCGAAGCCGATGCTCAATATCGGCGGACAGCCATTGCTTCAGCGGACGGTCGAACGGCTCCGCAAGAGCGGGATCCGGAACGTCAGCCTGACGACGCACTACCTCCCGGAGAAGATCCACGACCACTTCGGCGACGGCAGCGACTTCGGCGTGCGGATCAACTACGTCGCCGAGGAAAAGCCGCTCGGGACCGCCGGGGCCCTGTCGCTCCTTCCCGAGAGCGACGAACCGCTGCTCGTGATGAACGGCGACATCCTGACCGGGGTCGACTTCCAGGAACTCGTCCGGTTCCACCGCGAGCATGAGGCGGCCCTGACCGTCGGGGTCCGGCAGTACGAATTCAAGGTCCCCTACGGGGTCGTCCAGGCGGAACAGGGGGTCGTCCGGGCCCTTCGCGAGAAGCCGAAATACGAGTTCCTCGTCAACGCGGGGATCTATCTTCTCGAACCGGATGTGAAGAGATACATTCCGGCCGACCGGCGGTTCGACATGACGGACCTGATCGGCGCGCTGCTGGAGGAGGGCCGCAAGGTGGTGACCTTCCCGGTGGTGGAATACTGGCTCGATATCGGCCAGATCGAGGACTTTCAACGGGCGCAGCGGGACGTCCAGAGCCTGGGATGGGCGGCATGA
- a CDS encoding dihydroorotate dehydrogenase has protein sequence MPDLSVTLNRLRLKNPILVASGTFGYAREMQAFVDFRKLGGIIPKTVTPHPRAGNPPPRTVETSSGMLNAIGLDNDGIETFITKHVDYLTSLGTAIIANIAGTNVDDFARMAERLTQCPGLAAVELNISCPNVSCGVDLAQNPDAAFAVVAAARKACDFPIIAKLTPNVTDIVSIARAVHAAGADAVSCVNTFQGMAIDWRRRKPILGNTIGGLSGPAIKPLALRCVWQVAKAVPIPIIGVGGIATIDDVMEFLVAGATAVQIGTANFYNPAGSGQLVDQLDKTLADLGVERVTDIVATLQDGRPFACQPAAANP, from the coding sequence ATGCCGGACCTGTCCGTCACCCTCAACCGCCTCCGTCTGAAAAACCCGATCCTGGTCGCCTCGGGAACCTTCGGCTACGCCCGCGAAATGCAGGCCTTCGTCGACTTCCGCAAGCTCGGCGGGATCATCCCCAAGACCGTGACGCCCCATCCGCGGGCGGGCAATCCCCCGCCGCGGACGGTCGAGACCTCGTCGGGAATGCTGAACGCGATCGGCCTCGACAACGACGGGATCGAGACCTTCATCACGAAGCACGTCGACTACCTGACGTCGCTCGGGACGGCGATCATCGCCAACATCGCGGGGACGAACGTCGATGACTTCGCGCGGATGGCGGAGCGGCTGACGCAGTGCCCAGGCCTGGCGGCGGTGGAGCTCAATATCTCGTGCCCGAACGTGAGCTGCGGGGTCGACCTGGCCCAGAACCCGGACGCGGCGTTCGCCGTCGTGGCGGCCGCCCGAAAGGCGTGCGACTTCCCGATCATCGCCAAGCTCACGCCGAACGTGACCGACATCGTCTCGATCGCCCGGGCGGTCCATGCGGCGGGGGCGGATGCGGTCTCGTGCGTGAACACGTTCCAGGGAATGGCGATCGACTGGCGGCGGCGGAAGCCGATCCTCGGAAACACGATCGGCGGTCTCAGCGGGCCGGCGATCAAGCCGCTCGCCCTGCGGTGCGTGTGGCAGGTGGCGAAGGCGGTCCCGATTCCGATCATCGGTGTCGGCGGGATTGCGACGATCGACGACGTGATGGAGTTTCTCGTCGCCGGGGCGACGGCGGTGCAGATCGGGACGGCCAACTTCTATAACCCGGCCGGCTCGGGTCAGCTCGTCGATCAGCTCGACAAGACGCTCGCCGACCTTGGCGTCGAGCGGGTCACGGACATTGTCGCCACGCTCCAGGACGGCCGCCCGTTCGCCTGCCAGCCGGCGGCGGCGAACCCGTGA